The Parvibaculaceae bacterium PLY_AMNH_Bact1 genome window below encodes:
- a CDS encoding hybrid sensor histidine kinase/response regulator (Derived by automated computational analysis using gene prediction method: Protein Homology.): MAEVADTDSVSLDSATLECQQAQLLYERARSSALAVLAIVLLHCAMLTFTVPVSSVVTWFCASVFMISMTLVQPACYRFTGITLQNARDYLWWHTLISSVTGLTWGFGSILLTNVDDVLSVFTTSMMVLGITLGGVSPQSAYRRSYVGLATFVMLPYGFFMLLGAPWPVSASGVGVLLGYAFFMSSSARVELATRDAIAVRQNKALTEQLRVQRDELQKVSDDKTRFLAATSHDLAQPLHAQGFFIAALRDKLTQPAQLELLAKIEDSWRGLGNLLDGLVDVSRLDAGAIVADQRTLDLGAITGRVAGEFSAVAEEKGVDLNIECGSILAQTDPTLFARIVRNLLSNAIKFTDAGGRVAISVTAHPKEIEVLIADTGCGIPHDKQDQVFNEYVQLGNRERNREKGLGLGLSIVRRLANLLKIDLSLRSTQGNGTVFRLGVPLAKTVQVGEVGREERWQDRSPVVSDLCVLIVDDEDAIRSGMTTLLSSWGCQVLSAGSGEDAIGLLSHDQITPDVLLIDRRLRGAETGMDVVERIRDELNEDIPVVLMTGDIAAAPADFLIPNVKLLHKPVEPSMVQSLLAEIAERKALAGRSPK; encoded by the coding sequence TTGGCGGAGGTTGCTGATACTGACTCGGTGTCGCTTGATAGCGCGACCCTGGAGTGTCAACAGGCTCAGCTGCTCTATGAACGCGCACGTTCATCGGCATTGGCCGTTCTCGCGATTGTTTTGCTGCACTGCGCCATGTTGACCTTTACGGTGCCGGTTTCTAGCGTCGTGACGTGGTTTTGTGCCTCAGTGTTTATGATCTCGATGACATTGGTGCAGCCAGCGTGCTATCGGTTTACCGGCATCACACTCCAAAATGCTCGCGACTATCTTTGGTGGCACACGCTGATCTCTAGCGTTACCGGTCTCACTTGGGGGTTCGGTTCCATTCTTCTGACGAATGTCGATGATGTTCTTAGCGTTTTTACCACAAGTATGATGGTTCTCGGAATCACATTGGGCGGCGTCTCGCCGCAATCAGCCTATCGTCGTTCTTATGTCGGCCTCGCAACCTTTGTGATGCTGCCCTACGGTTTTTTCATGTTGCTTGGCGCGCCTTGGCCGGTGTCGGCGTCTGGCGTTGGTGTTTTGCTGGGATATGCCTTTTTTATGTCGTCCAGTGCCCGTGTTGAACTGGCAACGCGCGATGCCATTGCTGTGCGACAGAACAAAGCCCTGACGGAACAATTGCGTGTTCAACGAGATGAACTCCAAAAGGTCAGTGACGACAAAACACGGTTCTTGGCGGCCACCAGCCATGATCTTGCTCAGCCTCTACATGCCCAGGGTTTTTTTATTGCCGCACTGAGAGACAAGCTAACTCAGCCAGCTCAACTCGAATTGCTCGCAAAGATTGAAGACAGTTGGCGTGGCCTGGGAAACCTTCTTGATGGCCTGGTTGACGTGTCGCGGCTGGACGCCGGCGCTATTGTTGCAGACCAGCGAACCCTTGATCTAGGTGCCATCACGGGCCGGGTCGCCGGAGAGTTCAGCGCTGTTGCAGAAGAAAAGGGAGTAGACCTCAACATAGAGTGTGGTTCAATTCTTGCGCAAACGGACCCGACCTTGTTTGCACGCATTGTCCGCAACCTTCTTTCAAACGCGATTAAATTCACGGACGCAGGAGGCCGTGTTGCGATTTCCGTCACGGCGCACCCGAAAGAAATTGAGGTCCTCATCGCAGATACGGGTTGTGGCATCCCTCACGATAAGCAGGATCAGGTTTTCAACGAGTATGTACAGTTGGGAAACAGGGAACGGAACCGGGAGAAAGGGCTGGGTTTAGGCCTGTCGATCGTCCGAAGATTGGCAAATCTTCTGAAAATTGATCTGTCCCTTCGGTCAACTCAAGGCAACGGGACAGTTTTTCGCCTGGGTGTCCCCCTTGCCAAGACGGTGCAGGTTGGCGAGGTTGGCCGCGAAGAGCGATGGCAAGACCGGTCTCCTGTCGTGAGTGATTTATGTGTTCTGATCGTGGATGACGAGGACGCCATTCGATCGGGCATGACGACGCTGCTTTCGAGCTGGGGCTGTCAGGTTCTTTCGGCTGGCAGTGGTGAGGATGCGATCGGTCTCTTAAGTCACGATCAGATAACGCCAGATGTTCTTCTGATTGATCGGCGTTTACGCGGTGCCGAGACAGGAATGGATGTGGTCGAGCGCATTCGAGATGAACTCAACGAGGATATCCCCGTTGTTCTTATGACCGGCGACATTGCTGCAGCCCCTGCAGATTTTTTGATACCAAATGTCAAACTGCTTCATAAGCCAGTTGAGCCGTCTATGGTCCAAAGTCTTCTGGCTGAGATAGCAGAACGCAAAGCTCTAGCCGGCCGGAGCCCCAAATAG
- a CDS encoding energy transducer TonB (Derived by automated computational analysis using gene prediction method: Protein Homology.): MDKINPAPLLSRFVPTAVLLALAVHVFLGAVFFLSPPSTGGGGGQVLGQLSVSLGGSGVAGYLQQDALEPAVETRSRPPVPRVEPRSEPQSVVETIAPTPRVVQSTPIVRRPVEVPRVSESIEREVPVNQADGDRGDGDPVGASSAGTPSLGEGAASQTAGLGSADAEVGDQRDAYLALIRSRIENNRTYPSAARRRREEGTAMLKITIGRQGHLTEVQLVDASGSFHLDRAARRMVEKSAPFPAPPVTPFSTHIPIVFALR; encoded by the coding sequence ATGGATAAGATCAACCCAGCACCCCTGCTTAGTCGATTTGTCCCGACTGCCGTTTTATTGGCGCTTGCGGTGCATGTCTTTTTGGGTGCTGTTTTCTTCTTGTCACCGCCATCGACAGGTGGCGGCGGTGGTCAGGTGCTCGGTCAGCTGAGCGTTAGTCTAGGTGGTTCGGGTGTCGCAGGTTACCTCCAACAGGATGCGCTTGAGCCCGCAGTTGAAACACGTTCTCGCCCGCCGGTGCCACGTGTAGAACCACGATCAGAACCTCAGTCGGTCGTGGAGACAATCGCGCCGACACCGCGGGTGGTCCAGTCCACACCCATCGTTCGGCGTCCTGTCGAGGTGCCACGTGTGAGCGAATCCATCGAGAGAGAGGTGCCCGTGAACCAGGCCGACGGGGATCGCGGTGATGGTGACCCGGTTGGAGCGTCGAGCGCCGGAACACCGAGCCTTGGTGAAGGGGCAGCATCGCAGACCGCAGGGCTTGGGTCCGCAGATGCTGAAGTCGGGGATCAGCGGGATGCATATCTTGCTTTGATCCGATCTCGCATTGAAAATAATCGCACGTACCCCTCCGCAGCGCGCCGACGACGGGAAGAGGGTACAGCGATGCTGAAGATTACGATTGGGAGGCAAGGCCACCTTACTGAGGTTCAGCTTGTTGATGCCTCTGGATCGTTTCATCTCGACCGTGCGGCCAGGCGTATGGTGGAAAAATCTGCGCCGTTCCCGGCACCACCCGTTACACCCTTCTCGACGCACATACCCATCGTCTTTGCTCTTCGGTAA
- a CDS encoding biopolymer transporter ExbD (Derived by automated computational analysis using gene prediction method: Protein Homology. GO_function: GO:0022857 - transmembrane transporter activity [Evidence IEA]; GO_process: GO:0055085 - transmembrane transport [Evidence IEA]): MKRLRARATGYKPDGTLPLINIVLLLVLAFMMAGTFAEPLPPEFDPLLSETAELKEDVQHPVILTMNADGRLLQDGRSLNQGQLDMLLDRLRQSGSTLEVRADARSPAVQVIGLLQSAEDADIKEVRIVTLGRK, from the coding sequence ATGAAGAGGTTGCGCGCCAGAGCGACCGGCTACAAGCCAGATGGCACGTTGCCACTGATCAATATTGTTTTGCTGTTGGTTTTGGCATTCATGATGGCAGGCACGTTTGCAGAGCCATTGCCACCTGAGTTTGATCCGTTGCTATCGGAAACCGCTGAGCTCAAAGAGGATGTGCAACATCCAGTCATCCTAACGATGAATGCGGATGGTAGGCTCTTACAAGACGGGCGTAGTCTTAATCAAGGTCAATTGGACATGCTGCTGGATCGCCTTAGACAGAGCGGGAGCACTCTGGAAGTAAGAGCTGACGCACGCAGTCCTGCGGTTCAGGTCATTGGGCTTTTGCAGTCCGCGGAAGATGCAGACATCAAGGAAGTGCGGATTGTCACGCTGGGGCGGAAGTGA
- a CDS encoding biopolymer transporter ExbD (Derived by automated computational analysis using gene prediction method: Protein Homology.): protein MVLRQPRQKIVLSLTPLIDVVFILLIFFMLASQFVDWRQIELTPQAQFSGAASDEQTSSLHLLSDGSFLVNGETVDGLPAVIVALKSLGSDRSIFLAPEDAIEIQSVIDVIEALNGAGLAKVELSKVAERLAP, encoded by the coding sequence ATGGTTTTGCGCCAGCCCCGACAAAAGATCGTTTTGAGCCTGACACCGCTCATAGATGTCGTTTTCATTTTGCTGATCTTCTTCATGCTTGCGTCCCAATTTGTGGATTGGCGCCAGATCGAGCTGACGCCTCAAGCTCAATTTTCCGGAGCGGCGAGCGATGAGCAAACCTCCTCTCTGCATTTGCTGAGCGATGGGTCCTTCCTGGTGAATGGCGAGACTGTTGACGGGCTCCCTGCCGTAATTGTTGCGCTGAAGTCACTTGGGTCGGACAGGAGCATCTTTCTTGCGCCAGAGGACGCGATTGAGATACAGAGCGTGATCGATGTGATCGAGGCCTTAAATGGGGCGGGCCTTGCGAAAGTCGAGCTTTCCAAGGTGGCGGAGCGCCTGGCACCATGA
- a CDS encoding MotA/TolQ/ExbB proton channel family protein (Derived by automated computational analysis using gene prediction method: Protein Homology.) → MEETVLSSIRPETSIVEPEAVETLSAAFDFVSAGGPVLYLLAGLSFVTLVLIFAKAMQFSSARLGERSKRGALARVRAATQTSVDALKEEKQIERAGFRAARRELRPLESGLGMLGLIAMLSPLIGLLGTVVGMIDAFRALSEAGGTVDPSLLSAGIWVALLTTAAGLIVAIPATVAHGWFEGRLARFADLAEQAIGEVAEVRREIPQRLGVAAD, encoded by the coding sequence ATGGAAGAAACTGTTCTGAGCTCTATTCGGCCAGAAACGTCAATCGTTGAGCCAGAGGCTGTGGAAACGCTGTCGGCTGCTTTCGATTTTGTCAGCGCAGGCGGACCGGTTCTCTATCTGCTCGCGGGTCTCTCTTTTGTTACCCTCGTTCTGATTTTTGCCAAAGCGATGCAGTTCTCTTCGGCGCGTCTGGGGGAGCGGTCAAAGCGCGGGGCTTTGGCGCGGGTGCGCGCGGCGACACAGACCTCGGTCGACGCTTTGAAAGAAGAAAAGCAAATTGAGAGGGCAGGGTTTCGGGCTGCCCGCAGGGAGCTTCGACCTCTGGAGTCCGGGCTTGGTATGCTCGGCTTGATTGCTATGTTAAGCCCGCTTATCGGCCTTCTTGGGACCGTGGTTGGTATGATTGATGCTTTTCGCGCTCTTTCCGAAGCAGGAGGGACGGTTGATCCAAGTCTTCTGTCTGCTGGCATTTGGGTGGCACTTCTCACAACAGCTGCTGGACTCATTGTCGCTATTCCAGCGACGGTAGCGCATGGATGGTTTGAAGGACGCTTGGCGCGGTTTGCGGATTTAGCGGAACAGGCGATAGGGGAGGTAGCGGAGGTTCGCAGGGAAATCCCGCAGCGCCTTGGTGTGGCGGCGGATTAA
- a CDS encoding heme ABC transporter ATP-binding protein (Derived by automated computational analysis using gene prediction method: Protein Homology. GO_function: GO:0005524 - ATP binding [Evidence IEA]): MVSLSARNVNVMLGARQVLTGASMDILPGELVAVLGPNGAGKSTFLNVLSGEQEVLSGDVRIGGEELQYLSPASLACKRALMPQRASLSFPFKVRDVVAMGRDPFRTTVDASSNKIAVDWALEETDIGHLAERVYTQLSGGEQQRVQLARVLAQVWREVDEEARFLLLDEPTSSLDLAHQHSVLHLAARLAEKGVGVVAVVHDLNLAALYATRVVILSDGRVVATGSPEEVLQPLLIAEVFDLSVHRVEDPGSGRKLIVPTGNHRRGAAVIDIRRAL; this comes from the coding sequence ATGGTGAGCCTCTCAGCGCGCAATGTGAATGTGATGCTGGGTGCCCGTCAGGTTTTGACGGGTGCATCCATGGACATTCTTCCTGGAGAGCTGGTGGCCGTTCTTGGGCCGAATGGTGCGGGGAAGTCTACGTTCCTGAATGTGTTGAGCGGTGAACAGGAGGTGCTTAGCGGCGATGTGCGGATAGGTGGTGAGGAGCTTCAGTATCTTTCTCCCGCATCACTTGCTTGTAAAAGGGCTCTGATGCCGCAACGGGCATCCCTCAGTTTTCCCTTCAAGGTGCGCGACGTTGTAGCGATGGGGCGAGACCCTTTTCGCACTACTGTTGATGCGTCGTCGAACAAGATTGCTGTGGACTGGGCTCTTGAAGAAACCGACATTGGCCACCTCGCAGAGCGGGTGTATACGCAGCTGTCGGGCGGGGAACAGCAACGTGTTCAGCTTGCTCGTGTGCTCGCGCAGGTCTGGCGAGAAGTGGATGAAGAAGCTCGCTTTCTTCTGTTGGACGAGCCGACCTCCAGTCTGGACCTTGCACACCAACATTCTGTATTGCATTTGGCTGCCCGGCTCGCGGAGAAGGGCGTAGGCGTTGTCGCTGTTGTTCATGATCTCAATCTTGCGGCGCTTTACGCGACGCGGGTTGTCATTTTGTCGGATGGGCGCGTCGTGGCTACAGGTTCACCAGAAGAGGTTCTGCAGCCGCTATTGATTGCCGAAGTGTTTGATCTTTCTGTCCACCGGGTCGAGGACCCAGGTAGTGGTCGTAAACTGATTGTACCAACGGGCAATCACCGGCGGGGTGCGGCGGTGATTGATATCCGGCGCGCTTTGTGA
- a CDS encoding iron ABC transporter permease (Derived by automated computational analysis using gene prediction method: Protein Homology.), translating into MSALDVRDRERIDLSEVMRSLALPGLALLLAAAALTGLTRGAAEISAGDVLGILWSFLWGPEGVDPVSYAIVLEIRMPRVLLGGMVGATLAVSGAVLQALFRNPLAEPSIIGVSAGAGAAAVTMIVLGAAFGAMSAILLYALPVAAFAGGFVATMIVVAVARVNGQTPMTTILLSGIAVAALGSAIMGLMMFISNDEQLRSITFWMLGSLGGATWATILPAVAIMSVILLAMPVLMYKLNLMLLGEREAASLGLNVDRFKYLCVALVAAGVGAAVAVSGTIGFVGIVVPHLLRMVVGPDHRILLPASALGGAALLLWADVVARTLAPPAELPIGVLTALLGAPFFLWLLRRAAREGTSW; encoded by the coding sequence GTGAGCGCCCTGGACGTTCGCGATCGCGAACGCATCGATCTGTCAGAGGTCATGCGGTCCCTGGCTTTGCCTGGGCTTGCTCTTCTATTGGCGGCGGCTGCGTTGACCGGGCTCACCCGCGGTGCTGCCGAAATTTCTGCTGGTGATGTGCTCGGCATTCTCTGGTCATTCTTGTGGGGTCCGGAAGGCGTTGACCCTGTTTCTTATGCGATTGTTCTGGAAATTCGAATGCCACGGGTTCTGCTCGGTGGCATGGTCGGCGCAACGCTGGCCGTTTCAGGTGCGGTTCTGCAGGCGCTGTTTCGTAACCCTCTAGCTGAGCCCAGTATTATCGGTGTATCGGCAGGTGCAGGAGCTGCAGCTGTGACCATGATCGTGCTCGGCGCGGCATTTGGTGCTATGAGCGCGATCCTTCTCTATGCGCTTCCAGTGGCGGCCTTCGCCGGTGGTTTTGTTGCGACGATGATTGTTGTGGCGGTTGCTCGGGTGAACGGTCAGACGCCGATGACAACGATTTTGTTGAGCGGCATTGCAGTGGCGGCGCTAGGCAGTGCCATCATGGGTCTCATGATGTTTATCAGTAATGATGAGCAGTTGAGGTCAATCACGTTCTGGATGCTTGGGAGCTTGGGCGGTGCGACCTGGGCTACGATACTGCCGGCGGTTGCAATCATGAGTGTCATCCTCCTCGCCATGCCCGTGCTCATGTACAAGCTCAACCTGATGTTGCTGGGAGAGCGGGAGGCGGCCTCTCTCGGTCTGAATGTGGACCGGTTTAAGTATCTCTGTGTCGCACTGGTTGCCGCCGGTGTGGGCGCTGCGGTTGCTGTGTCAGGCACAATTGGATTTGTGGGCATCGTGGTTCCCCATCTGCTGCGCATGGTTGTGGGCCCCGACCACCGCATTCTCCTGCCCGCGTCCGCGCTGGGTGGTGCTGCATTGCTTTTGTGGGCGGATGTCGTTGCTCGAACGCTCGCGCCACCTGCGGAGCTCCCAATCGGAGTTTTGACGGCACTGCTCGGCGCGCCCTTTTTTCTGTGGTTGTTGCGCAGAGCAGCACGGGAGGGAACCTCATGGTGA
- a CDS encoding ABC transporter substrate-binding protein (Derived by automated computational analysis using gene prediction method: Protein Homology.) — MISRRGALAGLGAGGALFLGRGVALAQATSYSRIVSVGGAVTETLFALGLGEKLRAVDTTSTYPAEALQLPKVGYLRQLSAEGVLSMRPDLILLSSEAGPAAAIDQLEASGIPLAQVPVGRSADGLSSMINAVGDAAGFSDEAQRLAGNVETQFNTLMDALPSGPKKSVLLILSAGNGPLLGAGANTAASAIIDFSGGALAFPEMEGYKAISMEPVLAADPDWIVLPSHVCEALGGPEGVAKLDIVSRTTAGAEGRVAVIDSHYLLGFGPRVPMAAADLASLLYPEAGIPTLGREAVPSSHVTVLGAR, encoded by the coding sequence ATGATCTCGCGTCGGGGAGCGCTCGCGGGTCTCGGTGCAGGTGGAGCGTTGTTCCTTGGCAGAGGTGTCGCTCTGGCGCAGGCGACTTCCTACTCACGGATCGTTTCAGTTGGTGGTGCGGTAACCGAAACACTGTTTGCGCTTGGACTGGGTGAAAAACTCCGCGCGGTGGATACGACCAGTACCTATCCTGCGGAGGCACTACAGCTCCCAAAGGTTGGATATCTTCGCCAGCTTTCGGCGGAAGGGGTTCTTTCCATGAGGCCGGATCTTATCCTCCTGTCTAGTGAGGCTGGTCCTGCTGCGGCCATTGATCAGCTAGAGGCATCAGGCATTCCTTTGGCGCAAGTGCCAGTCGGGCGGTCCGCTGACGGATTGAGCTCGATGATTAATGCTGTTGGCGATGCCGCTGGCTTTTCAGATGAAGCTCAACGTCTTGCAGGAAATGTTGAGACGCAATTCAATACATTGATGGATGCCCTGCCTTCCGGCCCGAAGAAGAGTGTGCTGCTTATCCTGTCGGCGGGTAACGGCCCCCTGTTGGGTGCAGGGGCGAACACAGCGGCTTCGGCAATTATTGATTTTTCCGGAGGCGCTTTGGCCTTTCCTGAGATGGAGGGGTACAAAGCCATCTCTATGGAGCCTGTTCTTGCGGCGGACCCAGACTGGATTGTTTTGCCAAGTCACGTGTGTGAAGCGCTGGGTGGACCAGAGGGTGTTGCGAAGTTGGACATTGTTTCTCGTACCACCGCCGGTGCGGAGGGGCGGGTGGCCGTCATCGACAGTCACTATCTGCTTGGCTTTGGCCCCCGTGTGCCGATGGCGGCGGCCGATCTGGCAAGCCTTCTTTACCCAGAGGCAGGTATTCCGACATTGGGGCGCGAAGCTGTCCCATCGTCACATGTAACGGTTTTGGGGGCGCGGTGA
- a CDS encoding hemin-degrading factor (Derived by automated computational analysis using gene prediction method: Protein Homology.), which translates to MTITSIDQLRSQIEIERTNTPTIRARDLAERLEISEAQLVCAGLGHTATRLTGPWSEVITAFGELGEVMALTRNHGVVHEKVGEYANMSFGAHGGIVLNHDIDLRLFLKNWEFGFAVNEDTRSGPRRSLQFFGADGTALHKVYLRAESNEAAYDALVTRFTHENQVALIQVAPLPEEAPDLADDEIDSEALLSGWSSLKDVHDFFPLLRKCKVGRQQALRLAEGRFAERAPIDAAERILHAAAERDAPIMVFVGNKGIIQIHTGPVTRIEPMGSWVNVLDDGFNLHLRADAIAEAWVVRKPTEDGDVTSVELFDKEGVMLAQFFGERKPGQTERDDWRSIVSDRVLDKGVAA; encoded by the coding sequence ATGACCATCACTTCCATTGATCAATTGCGATCCCAAATTGAGATCGAACGCACCAACACTCCGACCATCAGAGCGCGGGACCTGGCGGAGCGATTGGAGATCAGCGAAGCGCAGCTGGTCTGTGCCGGCCTTGGCCATACTGCCACCAGGCTTACGGGCCCGTGGTCAGAGGTGATTACGGCCTTTGGAGAACTGGGCGAAGTCATGGCGCTCACGCGCAATCATGGCGTGGTGCATGAGAAAGTGGGTGAGTATGCCAATATGTCGTTTGGCGCGCATGGCGGCATTGTGCTCAATCACGATATCGATCTTCGTCTGTTTCTGAAGAACTGGGAGTTTGGCTTTGCGGTCAATGAAGACACGCGGTCTGGTCCTCGTCGGAGCCTTCAGTTTTTTGGGGCGGATGGAACTGCGCTTCATAAGGTCTACCTGCGGGCAGAAAGCAACGAAGCGGCATATGATGCGCTTGTCACCCGTTTTACCCATGAGAACCAGGTGGCATTGATCCAGGTGGCTCCCTTGCCTGAGGAAGCGCCCGACCTGGCGGATGATGAGATTGACTCGGAGGCGCTTCTGTCCGGCTGGAGCTCGCTTAAAGATGTGCATGACTTTTTTCCTCTTTTGCGCAAATGCAAAGTTGGTCGTCAGCAAGCGCTTCGATTGGCTGAGGGAAGGTTTGCGGAACGGGCGCCGATTGATGCGGCGGAGCGTATTCTGCACGCAGCGGCGGAGCGTGACGCGCCGATCATGGTGTTTGTTGGGAATAAGGGCATCATCCAGATTCACACGGGCCCAGTGACGCGAATTGAACCTATGGGGTCATGGGTCAATGTCCTTGATGATGGCTTTAACCTCCACCTTCGCGCGGATGCGATTGCCGAAGCGTGGGTTGTGCGGAAGCCGACTGAGGATGGTGATGTTACATCGGTGGAGCTGTTCGACAAAGAAGGTGTGATGTTGGCGCAGTTCTTCGGTGAACGAAAGCCTGGCCAAACAGAGCGGGATGACTGGCGGAGCATTGTGTCTGATCGAGTTCTGGATAAAGGGGTAGCCGCATGA